One window of the Pseudomonas lurida genome contains the following:
- a CDS encoding HpcH/HpaI aldolase/citrate lyase family protein: MPKPLVRSALFVPGSRPERFSKALASGADAVIVDFEDAVEEPLKRQARDNLGAFLTANPAAQVWVRINAPEHAEHFEDVAFCKAHPNVAGVLLPKVESAAQVAVVAATGKVIWPIIESARGLLAVAEIAHAPHVQRLSFGGLDLALDLNLSSNSMAAQFALDQARLALIVHSRAAGLVAPLDGVHPAIDDPEGLRRSIRHAYEMGFAGALCIHPKQVAVIHQALAPSAEDLAWAQRVVDAGAHGAGAYQIDGQMVDAPVLLRAQRLLAASV, translated from the coding sequence ATGCCAAAGCCATTGGTACGTTCGGCGTTGTTTGTGCCCGGTAGCCGACCGGAGCGATTCTCCAAAGCCTTGGCCAGTGGCGCCGATGCGGTGATCGTGGATTTTGAAGACGCGGTGGAAGAGCCGCTCAAGCGTCAGGCGCGGGATAATCTTGGCGCGTTTTTGACAGCAAACCCCGCAGCCCAGGTATGGGTGCGCATCAATGCGCCGGAGCATGCCGAGCACTTCGAGGATGTGGCGTTCTGCAAGGCCCACCCAAACGTCGCGGGGGTGTTGCTGCCGAAGGTTGAGAGTGCCGCCCAGGTGGCCGTGGTGGCTGCCACCGGCAAAGTCATCTGGCCGATCATCGAGAGCGCGCGCGGTTTGTTGGCCGTGGCCGAGATCGCCCATGCGCCGCACGTGCAGCGCCTGTCGTTCGGCGGGCTGGACCTGGCGCTGGACCTGAACCTGAGCAGCAACTCCATGGCCGCGCAGTTCGCCCTGGACCAGGCGCGCCTGGCGTTGATCGTGCATTCCCGCGCCGCTGGCCTGGTCGCACCGCTGGATGGCGTGCACCCGGCCATCGATGATCCCGAAGGGCTGCGCCGTTCGATCCGGCATGCCTATGAAATGGGGTTTGCCGGGGCGTTGTGCATTCATCCCAAGCAGGTGGCGGTGATTCACCAGGCCTTGGCGCCAAGCGCCGAGGACCTGGCCTGGGCCCAGCGCGTGGTAGACGCCGGCGCCCATGGGGCAGGGGCCTATCAGATTGACGGGCAGATGGTGGATGCGCCGGTGTTGCTGCGCGCGCAAAGACTGCTGGCCGCCTCTGTCTGA
- a CDS encoding TRAP transporter substrate-binding protein, producing MLKLSRALLCAATLFAAGLAQAADPIVIKFAHVVAENTPKGQGALLFKKLAEERLPGKVKVEVYPNSSLFGDGKEMEALLLGDVQMLAPSLAKFEQYTKQVQIYDLPFLFNDLAAVDRFQAAQGKALLTSMQDKNILGLAYWHNGLKQLSSNKALHEPKDARGLKFRVQASSVLEEQFKAIRANPRKMSFAEVYQGLQTGTVNGTENTWSNYESQKVNEVQKYFTESNHGLIDYMVITNAKFWNGLPPDIRTTLDQIMVEVTVEVNKQAEALNQSAKQKIVDAKTSEIIELTPEQRQLWREAMRPVWQKFEGEIGADLIKAADASNQ from the coding sequence ATGCTCAAGCTTTCCCGGGCGCTGCTGTGCGCCGCCACCTTGTTTGCCGCGGGCCTGGCCCAGGCGGCGGACCCGATTGTCATCAAGTTCGCCCACGTGGTCGCCGAAAACACCCCCAAGGGCCAGGGTGCGCTGCTGTTCAAGAAACTCGCCGAAGAGCGCCTGCCGGGCAAGGTCAAGGTCGAGGTGTACCCGAACTCATCGTTGTTCGGTGATGGCAAGGAAATGGAAGCGCTGTTGCTGGGCGACGTGCAGATGCTGGCGCCGTCCCTGGCCAAGTTCGAGCAATACACCAAGCAAGTGCAGATCTATGACCTGCCGTTCCTGTTCAATGACCTCGCCGCCGTCGACCGTTTCCAGGCCGCCCAGGGCAAGGCGCTGCTGACCTCCATGCAGGACAAGAACATCCTCGGGCTGGCCTATTGGCACAACGGCCTCAAGCAACTCTCGTCGAACAAGGCGCTGCATGAACCCAAGGATGCCCGTGGCCTCAAGTTCCGCGTGCAGGCCTCCAGCGTGCTCGAGGAGCAGTTCAAGGCGATCCGCGCCAATCCGCGCAAAATGAGTTTTGCCGAGGTGTATCAAGGCCTGCAGACCGGCACGGTCAACGGCACCGAGAACACCTGGTCGAACTATGAAAGCCAGAAGGTCAACGAGGTGCAGAAGTACTTCACCGAGTCCAACCATGGCCTGATCGACTACATGGTGATCACCAACGCCAAGTTCTGGAACGGCCTGCCTCCGGATATCCGCACCACCCTGGACCAGATCATGGTCGAGGTCACCGTCGAAGTGAACAAACAGGCTGAGGCGCTGAACCAGTCGGCCAAGCAGAAGATCGTCGACGCCAAGACCAGCGAAATCATCGAACTGACGCCGGAGCAACGCCAGCTCTGGCGCGAAGCCATGCGCCCGGTGTGGCAGAAGTTCGAGGGGGAAATTGGGGCTGACCTGATCAAGGCGGCGGACGCGTCCAACCAGTAG
- a CDS encoding LysR family transcriptional regulator codes for MHFDLADLRLFIHIAESPSLTQGAKRAFLSPAAASARIKALEGQLDTRLLYRDSRGVEITPAGERLLHHARLIMRQVDYLKSEFTQYGVDSAGHIRIFANTTAVTEFLPEVLAGFLSQRPGVTVDLQERLSRDIVRGVLDGTSDMGIIAGPVEAAGLQVLHFSTDELVLMVPVGHPLAEQSSVTLEQTLAYQHIGLHEGSTLLSFLREHVERLGKHLSLRIQVSSFEAICRMVEAGVGIGIIPESAAVRHSRTMQLVAVKLDEPWAIRERSILVRELEALPGTIRALIATLMPDSVSAG; via the coding sequence ATGCACTTCGACCTGGCTGACCTGCGCCTGTTTATCCATATCGCCGAATCCCCCAGCCTGACCCAGGGTGCCAAGCGCGCGTTCCTCTCGCCAGCCGCCGCCAGTGCGCGGATCAAGGCCCTCGAAGGCCAACTCGACACCCGCCTGCTCTACCGCGACAGCCGTGGGGTGGAGATCACCCCGGCCGGTGAGCGCTTGCTGCACCATGCGCGGCTGATCATGCGCCAGGTGGACTATCTCAAGAGCGAGTTCACCCAGTACGGCGTGGATTCGGCCGGGCATATCCGCATCTTCGCCAATACCACGGCGGTCACCGAATTCTTGCCAGAGGTGCTGGCGGGCTTTCTGTCGCAGCGGCCCGGCGTGACCGTCGACCTGCAGGAACGCCTGTCCCGCGACATCGTGCGCGGCGTGCTCGATGGCACCAGCGACATGGGCATTATCGCCGGTCCCGTGGAGGCGGCGGGTTTGCAGGTGCTGCACTTCAGTACGGATGAATTGGTGCTGATGGTGCCGGTCGGTCATCCGCTGGCAGAGCAATCGTCGGTCACCCTGGAACAGACCCTCGCCTACCAGCATATCGGCCTGCATGAAGGCAGCACCCTGCTGAGTTTCTTGCGCGAACACGTGGAGCGACTGGGCAAGCACTTGTCCCTGCGCATCCAGGTGTCGAGCTTCGAGGCGATCTGCCGGATGGTCGAAGCCGGCGTGGGCATTGGCATCATTCCCGAGTCGGCCGCCGTACGCCACAGCCGGACCATGCAATTGGTGGCGGTGAAACTCGATGAACCTTGGGCGATTCGCGAGCGCAGCATCCTGGTGAGGGAGCTGGAGGCCTTGCCCGGCACCATTCGTGCGTTGATCGCCACGTTGATGCCGGACTCGGTCAGTGCAGGCTGA
- a CDS encoding TRAP transporter small permease has translation MQTLRRVWEHLEEGFIAFLLAAMTLVTFVYVMLNNIYTLFFALADKWALSSNFFNALGDGTMTWAQDMTWSVALTKAMFGWLIFFGISYGVRTAGHLGVDALVKLTKRPVQRMLGMLACLCCLAYAGLFMIASYKWVSAVMGAHIGAEDLDQYGVDVGDIVVIVPIGFAMVFIRYLEIFYRIFTHRQVGLGLADEAGEASKLAGSHEERH, from the coding sequence ATGCAAACGCTAAGGCGCGTCTGGGAGCACCTGGAGGAAGGTTTCATCGCCTTCCTGCTGGCCGCCATGACCCTGGTGACATTCGTCTACGTCATGCTCAATAACATCTACACGCTGTTCTTTGCCCTGGCCGACAAGTGGGCCTTGAGCAGCAACTTCTTCAACGCCCTGGGCGACGGCACCATGACCTGGGCCCAAGACATGACCTGGAGCGTGGCGCTGACCAAGGCCATGTTCGGCTGGCTGATTTTCTTCGGTATTTCCTATGGTGTGCGCACCGCCGGCCACCTTGGCGTGGACGCGCTGGTCAAGCTGACCAAGCGTCCCGTGCAACGCATGCTGGGCATGCTCGCCTGCCTGTGCTGCCTGGCGTATGCCGGGCTGTTCATGATCGCCAGCTACAAGTGGGTGAGCGCGGTGATGGGGGCACATATCGGTGCCGAAGACCTCGACCAGTACGGCGTGGACGTCGGTGACATCGTGGTGATCGTGCCCATCGGTTTCGCCATGGTGTTTATCCGCTACCTGGAAATTTTCTACCGCATCTTTACCCACCGTCAGGTCGGGTTGGGGCTGGCCGACGAGGCTGGCGAGGCCAGCAAATTGGCCGGCAGCCATGAGGAGCGTCACTGA
- a CDS encoding CaiB/BaiF CoA transferase family protein, whose translation MTNPRPLDGITVVSLEHAIAAPFCTRQLADLGARVIKVERPGAGDFARGYDERVRGLASHFVWTNRSKESLTLDLKQDEAGDILGTLLADADVLVQNLAPGAAARMGLSFEALHERFPRLIVCDISGYGEGGPYEKKKAYDLLIQSEGGFLSVTGGPGDDQMAKAGCSIADISAGMYAYSGILSALLLRGKTGKGSRIDVSMLESLVEWMGYPMYYAFDGAPQPPRAGAAHSTIYPYGPFPTGDGGTVMLGLQNEREWAAFCDKVLLTPTLAMDERFSANFKRSANRDALRQIIVDSFAQLATEAVIQRLEDAQIASARVNDMQGVWDHPQLKARDSWREVDSPAGPLPSLLPPARNAAFTPRMDGVPGLGQHSEVILDRLGYSPDAIGGLRARGVI comes from the coding sequence ATGACTAACCCAAGACCGCTGGACGGCATCACCGTTGTCAGCCTGGAACACGCGATTGCCGCGCCATTCTGCACCCGTCAATTGGCGGACCTCGGCGCCCGCGTGATCAAGGTCGAACGTCCGGGTGCTGGCGACTTTGCCCGTGGCTACGACGAGCGCGTGCGCGGCCTGGCCTCGCATTTCGTGTGGACCAACCGTTCCAAGGAAAGCCTGACCCTGGACCTCAAGCAGGATGAAGCGGGCGATATCCTCGGCACCCTGCTGGCCGACGCCGATGTGCTGGTGCAGAACCTGGCCCCTGGTGCGGCGGCGCGCATGGGCCTGTCGTTCGAGGCGCTGCATGAGCGCTTCCCGCGACTGATTGTCTGTGACATTTCCGGCTATGGCGAAGGCGGGCCGTACGAAAAAAAGAAGGCCTACGACCTGCTGATCCAGAGTGAAGGTGGCTTCCTGTCGGTAACCGGCGGCCCCGGTGATGACCAGATGGCCAAGGCCGGCTGTTCCATCGCCGACATCTCGGCGGGCATGTACGCCTACAGCGGCATCCTTTCGGCGCTGCTGTTGCGCGGCAAGACAGGCAAGGGCAGCCGCATCGACGTGAGCATGCTGGAAAGCCTGGTGGAGTGGATGGGCTACCCGATGTATTACGCGTTCGACGGCGCCCCCCAGCCACCGCGGGCCGGGGCCGCGCATTCGACGATCTATCCCTATGGGCCGTTTCCCACCGGCGATGGCGGCACGGTGATGCTGGGCTTGCAGAACGAGCGTGAGTGGGCGGCGTTTTGCGACAAGGTGCTGCTCACGCCGACGTTGGCGATGGACGAGCGTTTCAGCGCCAATTTCAAGCGCTCTGCCAACCGCGACGCCCTGCGCCAGATCATCGTCGACAGTTTTGCGCAACTGGCTACCGAGGCGGTGATTCAGCGCCTGGAAGACGCGCAGATTGCCAGTGCGCGCGTGAACGATATGCAAGGCGTTTGGGACCACCCGCAACTCAAGGCGCGTGACAGCTGGCGCGAGGTCGATAGCCCGGCGGGGCCGCTGCCTTCACTGCTGCCACCGGCGCGTAATGCCGCGTTCACCCCGCGTATGGACGGGGTTCCCGGGTTGGGACAACACAGCGAGGTCATTCTCGACAGGCTCGGTTATTCGCCAGACGCCATCGGCGGCCTGCGCGCACGCGGCGTTATCTAA
- a CDS encoding acyl-CoA dehydrogenase family protein, with translation MNPNDNEELNAIREGVRALCAEFDAAYWRKIDEEKGFPEAFVKALTDAGWLSAMIPEEYGGSGLGLAEASVILEEVNRCGGNSGTVHGQMYNMFTLLRHGSEAQKRFYLPKLASGELRLQSMGVTEPTTGTDTTKIKTTAIKRGDKYVINGQKVWISRVQHSDLMILLARTTPLAEVKKKSEGMSIFLVDLRAAIGNGLTVQPIANMVNHETNELFFDNLELPLDSLIGEEGKGFKYILDGLNAERTLIAAECIGDGRWFIEKASAYARDRVVFGRPIGQNQGVQFPIAEAHIEIEAADLMRWRACEEYDSGANAGASANMAKYLAAKASWEAANACLQTHGGFGFACEYDVERKFRETRLYQVAPISTNLILSYVAEHLLELPRSF, from the coding sequence ATGAACCCGAATGACAATGAAGAACTCAATGCGATCCGCGAAGGCGTGCGCGCCTTGTGTGCCGAATTCGATGCGGCCTACTGGCGCAAGATCGATGAAGAGAAAGGCTTCCCCGAAGCCTTCGTCAAGGCGCTGACCGACGCCGGCTGGCTGTCGGCGATGATCCCCGAAGAATATGGCGGCTCTGGCCTGGGCCTGGCCGAGGCCTCGGTGATTCTCGAGGAAGTGAACCGCTGCGGCGGCAACTCCGGCACTGTGCACGGCCAGATGTACAACATGTTCACCTTGCTGCGCCACGGCAGCGAAGCGCAGAAACGCTTCTACCTGCCCAAGCTCGCCAGCGGCGAATTGCGCCTGCAGTCGATGGGCGTCACTGAACCCACCACCGGCACCGACACCACCAAGATCAAGACCACCGCGATCAAGCGTGGCGATAAATACGTGATCAATGGCCAGAAAGTCTGGATCTCGCGGGTGCAGCATTCCGACCTGATGATCCTGCTGGCGCGCACTACACCGCTGGCCGAGGTAAAGAAAAAGTCCGAAGGCATGTCGATCTTCCTGGTAGACCTGCGCGCAGCCATCGGCAACGGCCTGACCGTGCAGCCCATCGCCAACATGGTCAACCACGAGACCAACGAACTGTTCTTCGACAACCTGGAGTTGCCGCTGGACAGCCTGATTGGCGAGGAGGGCAAGGGCTTCAAATATATCCTCGATGGCCTCAACGCCGAACGCACGCTGATTGCCGCCGAATGCATCGGTGACGGCCGCTGGTTCATCGAAAAGGCCAGCGCCTACGCCCGCGACCGCGTGGTGTTTGGCCGGCCCATCGGGCAGAACCAGGGCGTGCAGTTTCCGATTGCCGAAGCGCATATCGAGATCGAAGCGGCGGACCTGATGCGCTGGCGTGCCTGCGAGGAGTACGACAGCGGTGCCAATGCCGGCGCCAGCGCCAACATGGCCAAGTACCTCGCGGCCAAGGCCTCCTGGGAAGCCGCCAACGCCTGCCTGCAAACCCACGGCGGCTTCGGTTTTGCCTGCGAATACGACGTGGAGCGCAAGTTCCGCGAGACGCGCCTGTACCAGGTGGCGCCGATTTCCACCAACCTGATCCTGTCCTACGTGGCCGAGCATTTGCTCGAACTGCCACGCAGTTTCTGA
- a CDS encoding FAS1-like dehydratase domain-containing protein, whose protein sequence is MSATDWIGRSETAHDHLSHNLLKRIAATFGEAVPEDGADIPPLWQWCFFQDPLPETALGTDGHPARGGFLPPADNRNRMWAGGRIEFLQALRAGEAATRVSTITHVEEKTGRTGSLLFVTVRHDYSQDGRLAIREEQDIVYREPTPPKPGSGEALAEGEWSEAIDPTPTLLFRYSAVTFNGHRIHYDYPYVTGTEGYSGLVVHGPLIATLSLRAFCRAHPGATLRRFAYRGVRPLIAPQPFEVGGCVAEAGVAQLWAGNADGLAQQASVHFE, encoded by the coding sequence ATGAGCGCCACCGATTGGATCGGCCGAAGCGAAACCGCCCACGACCACCTCAGCCATAACCTGCTCAAACGCATTGCTGCCACGTTCGGCGAGGCAGTGCCCGAGGATGGCGCGGACATACCGCCGCTGTGGCAGTGGTGTTTCTTCCAGGACCCGCTGCCGGAAACCGCGCTGGGTACTGACGGCCACCCGGCCCGTGGCGGGTTCCTGCCGCCGGCCGACAATCGCAATCGCATGTGGGCTGGCGGGCGTATCGAATTCCTGCAGGCACTGCGTGCCGGTGAGGCGGCGACCCGGGTGTCGACCATCACCCACGTGGAAGAAAAGACCGGGCGCACCGGCTCGCTGCTGTTTGTCACCGTGCGCCACGACTACTCCCAGGACGGCCGCCTGGCGATCCGCGAGGAACAGGACATCGTCTACCGCGAGCCCACGCCGCCTAAACCCGGCAGCGGTGAAGCCCTGGCCGAGGGCGAGTGGTCCGAGGCAATCGACCCCACGCCAACCCTGCTGTTTCGCTACAGCGCCGTGACCTTCAACGGTCACCGCATTCACTACGACTACCCCTATGTGACCGGCACCGAAGGCTACTCGGGGCTGGTGGTGCACGGGCCGTTGATCGCCACCTTGAGCCTGCGCGCGTTTTGCCGTGCCCATCCCGGCGCCACCTTGCGCCGTTTTGCCTATCGCGGCGTGCGGCCGTTGATTGCGCCGCAACCCTTTGAGGTCGGCGGGTGCGTAGCCGAAGCCGGCGTGGCACAGCTGTGGGCCGGAAACGCCGACGGCCTGGCGCAGCAAGCCAGCGTGCATTTCGAATAA
- a CDS encoding bpX6 domain-containing protein gives MREHEPLLIRRPLLTGHQTIDGLWLPAERFVAQERVRLILACWRRGAAAYRFGDGDLLQFSAPVAVDCQALAGWPLVRQGRGLCSARLASEELRALPTADLWLIRGGQVHALQVRDAEVLEPGLWLDTRAYTLLDTFDCHAPLAQSLPEPVITDVREILGGLAPVSPEQEGVIRALLERQHPAPPVPPSNTSSPWVTEEPAQYPALKLGVTVALVAGLIWMVTQGQSKSLTPVSAATTEDISGVILGMLVSAVVFTALLAALNKYLRRGGRPANAVPQAPSNPGIPERAQPGRHKPAAWRRWLTRLTEHSKLSRLYGKRQAAYMQRMLEMFESGDFAEALRHAIPLGGQQPDAGQNFGTPQRRQDLTLSQQRGPSRTYRFEEGLTEHLRQVYRRSYERLARENRVEEAVFVLAELLEERREALDYLEKHARYQQAADLALAWDMPSAVIVRLLCLAENWQRALLVARRDDAFADAVVLLQARQPQLADRLRLEWAESLIAKGLWLQAVEVVWSLPQERPRAAQWLLDAEAAGGGLAIGALVKRAILLPHTMEAYGPWIEQLRDDPARCAERDALAHALLAHKSDTVALAWLAGATVHAVIADQLSGRGGLNFNQLQSLVKMSRDKLLQADLPGQALKRPAIRSLVRVGEALQWDAPTLGSRPLYDAVPLDDERYLVALGEAGAVVADGSGKPLFHFAVPAERIVLAHGRQMALVLTRRNSVWRISKLDLVNRAATDLGVLVLDVFADQFDGSTWTIGQGRQLRVVDVDRGFETLWHVSDLPGSVHALKVNQHSEFLWLYHPREGVERWHYRLPERRLAGREPASTQSQESNALFCVLDQTVEYLIRYSDDEEPVLILDVDGNRKGYRLTECDEGRFDGDPVRIALDGEWLVFGYIASERDTRWHFIHRGSDHVCAVLHWPRHEVNIRRTGDGWLLFDDQGRLSHITVHGARQHNLSLH, from the coding sequence ATGCGTGAACACGAACCCCTATTGATCCGCCGGCCTTTATTGACCGGGCACCAGACCATTGACGGGCTGTGGTTGCCCGCCGAGCGTTTCGTGGCGCAGGAGCGGGTTCGCCTGATCCTGGCGTGCTGGCGCAGGGGGGCCGCTGCCTACCGTTTTGGCGACGGCGATCTACTGCAATTCAGCGCGCCTGTCGCGGTGGATTGCCAGGCGCTTGCGGGCTGGCCGTTGGTCCGTCAGGGCCGTGGCCTGTGTTCGGCACGGCTGGCCAGCGAGGAACTGCGCGCGTTGCCAACCGCCGACCTGTGGCTGATACGCGGCGGCCAGGTGCACGCTTTGCAGGTGCGAGACGCCGAGGTGCTCGAACCCGGCCTGTGGCTGGATACCCGCGCCTACACCTTGCTCGATACTTTCGATTGTCATGCGCCCCTCGCGCAGTCTCTGCCTGAACCGGTCATCACCGATGTCCGCGAGATCCTGGGCGGCTTGGCGCCGGTCAGCCCTGAGCAAGAGGGGGTGATCCGGGCCTTGCTGGAGCGTCAACACCCCGCACCGCCAGTACCGCCTTCCAATACATCGAGCCCTTGGGTCACCGAGGAACCCGCACAATACCCGGCGTTGAAACTGGGCGTCACCGTGGCCCTGGTGGCAGGGTTGATCTGGATGGTCACCCAGGGCCAATCCAAATCGTTGACACCGGTTTCCGCCGCGACCACCGAAGACATCAGCGGCGTGATCCTGGGCATGCTGGTCAGCGCCGTCGTGTTCACCGCCTTGCTGGCGGCGCTGAACAAATACCTGCGCCGGGGTGGGCGGCCTGCCAACGCAGTACCGCAAGCGCCGTCCAACCCAGGCATCCCTGAGCGGGCCCAGCCGGGTCGTCACAAACCGGCTGCCTGGCGTCGTTGGCTGACCCGCCTGACCGAGCATTCCAAACTCTCCCGGCTGTACGGCAAACGCCAGGCGGCCTATATGCAGCGCATGCTGGAGATGTTCGAGAGCGGTGATTTTGCTGAGGCCCTGCGCCATGCCATCCCCTTGGGCGGCCAGCAACCGGATGCCGGGCAGAACTTTGGGACGCCGCAGCGGCGCCAGGACCTGACCCTCAGCCAGCAACGCGGGCCCAGCCGTACCTACCGGTTCGAAGAGGGCCTTACCGAACACCTGCGCCAGGTCTATCGCCGCTCCTATGAGCGCCTGGCCCGCGAAAACCGTGTCGAGGAAGCCGTATTTGTACTGGCCGAACTGCTCGAGGAACGCCGCGAAGCCCTCGACTACCTGGAGAAGCACGCGCGCTACCAACAGGCGGCGGACCTGGCCCTGGCCTGGGACATGCCGTCGGCGGTGATCGTGCGCCTGCTGTGCCTGGCCGAAAACTGGCAGCGTGCGTTGCTGGTGGCGCGTCGTGATGATGCGTTTGCCGATGCGGTGGTGTTACTCCAGGCAAGGCAGCCGCAGCTCGCCGACCGTTTGCGCCTGGAGTGGGCCGAATCACTGATCGCCAAGGGCCTGTGGCTGCAAGCCGTCGAGGTGGTGTGGAGCTTGCCGCAAGAGCGCCCGCGTGCCGCTCAATGGCTGCTCGATGCCGAAGCGGCCGGTGGAGGCCTGGCGATTGGCGCCTTGGTCAAGCGCGCGATTTTGCTGCCGCATACCATGGAGGCTTATGGGCCATGGATCGAACAGTTGCGTGACGATCCCGCCCGTTGCGCCGAGCGCGATGCCCTGGCGCATGCGTTGTTGGCGCACAAGTCTGACACGGTTGCCCTGGCCTGGCTCGCGGGGGCAACCGTGCATGCGGTGATTGCCGACCAACTCAGTGGGCGCGGGGGGCTGAACTTCAATCAACTGCAATCGCTGGTGAAGATGAGCCGCGATAAATTATTGCAGGCGGACTTGCCCGGCCAGGCGCTCAAGCGTCCCGCCATCCGCTCGCTGGTGCGTGTGGGCGAGGCGTTGCAATGGGACGCGCCGACCCTGGGCAGCCGACCGCTCTACGATGCGGTGCCGCTGGATGACGAGCGTTACCTGGTGGCATTGGGCGAGGCCGGAGCGGTGGTGGCGGATGGCAGCGGCAAGCCACTGTTCCATTTCGCCGTGCCGGCCGAGCGGATTGTCCTGGCCCACGGCCGGCAGATGGCGCTGGTACTGACCCGGCGCAACAGCGTGTGGCGTATCAGCAAGTTGGACTTGGTCAACCGCGCCGCCACCGACCTGGGCGTGCTGGTGCTGGATGTGTTCGCCGACCAGTTTGACGGCAGCACCTGGACCATCGGCCAAGGCCGGCAACTGCGTGTGGTGGACGTAGATCGTGGCTTTGAAACCTTGTGGCACGTGAGCGACTTGCCCGGCTCGGTTCACGCCCTCAAAGTTAATCAACACAGCGAGTTCCTGTGGCTCTATCACCCGCGTGAAGGTGTTGAGCGCTGGCACTACCGCTTGCCTGAGCGCCGGTTGGCGGGGCGCGAGCCGGCGTCGACGCAGTCGCAGGAGAGCAACGCGCTGTTCTGTGTACTCGACCAAACCGTCGAGTACCTGATCAGGTACAGCGACGACGAAGAGCCGGTGTTGATCCTGGATGTCGACGGTAACCGCAAGGGTTATCGCCTGACGGAATGCGATGAAGGACGCTTCGATGGCGACCCGGTGCGCATCGCCCTCGACGGTGAGTGGCTGGTGTTTGGCTACATCGCCAGCGAACGCGACACCCGTTGGCACTTTATCCATCGCGGCAGTGACCATGTGTGCGCCGTACTGCATTGGCCACGCCACGAGGTGAATATCCGTCGTACCGGGGATGGCTGGCTGCTATTCGATGACCAGGGGCGCTTGAGCCACATCACGGTGCACGGCGCTCGCCAGCACAACCTCAGCCTGCACTGA
- a CDS encoding MmgE/PrpD family protein: MSHTQALCRFLAELNDAQLPEDVLARTEDLYLDWLASALASQGAHPIPLFERYAQKMGPSTGPAQVIVNGASTSAYFAALVNGASSHLVEQDDLHNSSVLHPATVVFPAALAAAQDLGKSGRQLLLASVAGYEAGIRIGEFMGRSHYRIFHTTATVGTLTAAVAVGKLLDFNEEQFINLLGSAGTQAAGLWEFLRDAADSKQLHTAKAAADGLLAAYLTADGLTGARNILEGDQGLAAGMSSDAEPARLSAGLGSRWALLETSFKFHASCRHTHPAADALLDLMQRERLAAADISHVETQVHQGAIDVLGRVKVPTSVHQAKFSMGTVLGLIAVHGKAGLTEFQALALTDPAVSTFRDKVSMTLDPEVDGAYPQRWLGRVTVTTVDGRTLHGAIDEPKGDPGNTLNREELADKFHRLSRFSGARTSAQADALIKRVWGLRSATSMAHWL; the protein is encoded by the coding sequence ATGAGCCATACCCAAGCCTTGTGTCGGTTCCTTGCCGAGTTGAACGACGCACAACTGCCTGAAGACGTGCTGGCGCGCACCGAAGACCTGTACCTGGATTGGCTCGCCTCGGCGCTGGCGAGCCAAGGCGCGCACCCGATCCCGTTGTTCGAGCGCTATGCACAGAAGATGGGCCCAAGCACCGGGCCGGCGCAGGTGATCGTCAACGGCGCCAGCACCAGCGCGTATTTTGCCGCGCTGGTCAATGGGGCGTCGTCGCACCTGGTGGAGCAGGATGACCTGCACAACAGTTCGGTGTTGCACCCGGCGACGGTGGTGTTCCCGGCAGCGCTGGCCGCCGCCCAGGACCTGGGTAAATCCGGCCGCCAATTGCTGTTGGCCTCGGTGGCCGGTTATGAGGCCGGTATCCGTATCGGCGAATTCATGGGCCGCTCCCACTACCGCATTTTTCACACCACGGCCACGGTCGGCACGCTCACGGCCGCCGTCGCCGTGGGCAAATTGCTGGATTTCAACGAAGAGCAGTTCATCAACCTGCTCGGCAGCGCCGGCACCCAGGCTGCCGGGTTGTGGGAGTTCCTGCGCGATGCCGCCGACTCCAAGCAACTGCACACGGCCAAGGCTGCGGCGGACGGCTTGCTCGCCGCTTACCTGACAGCAGATGGGCTGACCGGCGCGCGCAATATCCTCGAAGGCGACCAGGGCCTGGCGGCGGGCATGTCCAGTGATGCCGAGCCTGCCAGGTTGTCCGCCGGCCTCGGCAGCCGCTGGGCGTTGTTGGAAACGTCGTTCAAGTTCCACGCTTCGTGCCGGCACACCCATCCTGCCGCCGATGCGCTGTTGGACCTGATGCAGCGCGAACGCCTCGCTGCCGCCGACATCAGCCATGTGGAAACACAGGTGCACCAGGGCGCCATCGATGTGCTGGGCCGGGTCAAGGTGCCGACCAGCGTGCACCAGGCCAAGTTCTCCATGGGCACCGTGCTGGGCCTGATCGCCGTGCATGGCAAGGCCGGGCTCACCGAGTTCCAGGCGTTGGCACTGACCGATCCTGCGGTGTCGACGTTTCGCGACAAGGTCAGCATGACCCTCGACCCCGAGGTCGACGGCGCCTACCCGCAACGCTGGCTCGGACGCGTCACCGTCACCACCGTTGACGGCCGCACGCTGCACGGCGCCATCGACGAACCCAAGGGCGATCCAGGCAACACCCTGAACCGTGAAGAGCTGGCGGATAAATTCCACCGGCTCAGCCGGTTCAGCGGTGCTCGCACCTCGGCCCAGGCCGACGCACTGATCAAGCGCGTCTGGGGCTTGCGCAGCGCCACATCCATGGCCCACTGGCTTTGA